The genomic region cacattcttttttttcacaaacttaattatgaatatttcacctttggtctttttttgtttgcaaATTTATCCATACgttgataattttggttctaataatttacattacaaaaccaaaattgagataCACTACAATTTgaataggatcaaaattgtaaaCACGTGACTAAAtgtgtcaaaaaaaaaatgaaacgttcaaaactatattagtaaaaaaatactcaatgtgtaaataatataaattacaaaattaaaagtactaaCCACCTATAATTACaggacaaaatataattttattaaaattatcttttaagtTCATTATATGTAAAAAGTATTAGCGTAAATATCTTGTTAACCTAATGTTTAGCAATTAGTTTCGAATTATATGATGTCTTAAAATCCCCATTTTTTATGTCTTCACATGACCTGCACTTGAGAAAATCCAGCACAAAAAGTGCTCGAtctatgaaaattgataaatttctGAATTAAATGACCAAATCAACTTTTTACGGACATTAATTGCCAAATTCCCCATATAACTaggacgaaaattgcaattaagcCATAAAGCTTTGACAATAAAacacttgtaattttattccaATCTATACTCTGTCTAAATACAAACGCTGTCACAAACTACAACAAATCTACAGCTGCAAAATGGATTTGAACTCTCATTGTGAATTTACACTTCCAGAGGATGATCAGTACCTACAAACGAACAAGCGTCTGATTTCGCATTTTCGCAGGGGATGTTGACAGTTTACCATGGTTTAAGGTCGCTCACCGGCCCTGCAGTCCagttcaagattttctcacCTGGTTTCAAGTAGACACTCTTATCATGGGGCAGTTTACGAGCGAGTCCGTTCAAAATCTGATGGAAAGCATCCCTTGGCTGAGCAGGCTGTGGAAATAACATTGCCTGTTTCATTGAAGGGTTGGCCAACAACCTCTGCTTCCTTAATATTTCATAGATCGGGATTGAGGTGAGAATGGTATCCAGCTTAGGGACATCCTTCTCTGCTACAAAAACACCAATATCTTCCCATGGAATTGCATCAGCAAATGGTAAGACGATGTCATCGGCTATTATAACGGGGATACAGCCAAATACAACTGCTTCGACCAGCCTGGGACTCCATGGAGCCCATCCAAGTggacataaacaaaaaatagctCTCTGCATGTCTTCATAGTAGGTCGTTGGGTGCTCCGTTGAAATATCAAACAAAGGGTTGTCCTTGAAGTTCTCCCACACCGACGCTCGTGCACCTCTGATATTTGAAAACAGATAGTAGAGTAGATGTAAGTTCTCAGGTTCTTGATATGTAGGTTACTCGTCAAAGTTCATCCTGTTTATCAACTGTTCATAGTGTGCGCAATTTGCAGATGGGGGACAGGGAGACATCAGGATTCAGGCTTTGAACGAGCAGTTAGTTTAATCACTGACTATAGCCTTTTTGTTTGAAATCACAAAATCCTCCCTAAGATTCCGCATTACAGGAAAAGaacattgaaatttttttttgtccaaatgGAATGAGTGATACGCTTCTGTTATAAATTTAGAGAGGAAGTTTTGGTACTTTTAGAAAGACGAGTATAGTCAGTAATTATACTCTTTAAGGGAGGTTGTTGTAATTGACAAACTTATTAATAACCAAAATAACAAGTGAATGCACAGTAACACCCACAAGCATCAAGTGGAAGCTGAAtctatcaaaattatttaatttgcgAATTTGTTACTTTGCTTTCGGGTGACAACATAAAACATCCTTGGAGTGCAGGTCAAGAAGTCATACCTCGCATAATAACCACCTTCTGGGTCATTTCCGACATCATAAAACAATCCTCGGAAGTAAACAAAGATGGATCGAGGAGTGGTAGGAGGAATAAGATGGGCTTGCATTTTCTGTGGAGGGGCGTAAGGAGGAATTATGATTGAACCATCATTTAAGCAAACATGATTTCGCTGTCCGAAAGTTTGAACCAAAGTAGCTCGTTGGAGCAATGGAAGGATCCCCCTCTCAATAGCTTTTTCTTCCTACGATACATATAGTACATTCAGTTAACTTCGTAAAAGGCAACAGTACAAGTATAGTACACTGAAGATGGCAAATAAATCAGTTCTAATACCTTCATTGCTGAGGAATAAACAAGAACTTCAGAAATCCATTTGAATGGGAGAAAACACAACAAGAAGACTTACTTGATAGTGAAAGCAAGCGCCAAAATCGTGCGGCACTATGAAGAAATGATCAGCCCCCTCAGTTCTATTCCAGTATGGCCAGTTTGAAGAAATTAGCTGTATAGCACTTCTCATCATACGTGGTGACTTGAACGGTAGAGGGAGACCATTTGCTGTCAGGTCACAAGTAGTATAAACAGGTGTATAAAACCAGTCCGCTTCTTCAGGATTAAAAGTACGAACAGCGCTCGATAGAAGGAAGCGATGCATGAAAATCTCTGCTGCAAACATATGGGTGAGGCATCTTGGGTCCTTCTGTAAAatctttttgttgtatttgcGTGGAAGCTCATAAACAAAAACCTTTAACCTTCCAACGGGATCATCTTCCAAGACATCTCCGGCACTACCTAAAGTTTGAAAGTGCAACTAAAATACATGAGCTTTTTTAAATTGAGTAAAACATTCAACTTGACTATCATTgcattctttaaatttaaaatgaaacaaattacaGAGCCAAGTGGTTTGCTTATGAGAACATTATATTGTATCATCCCATTAGCAGGAGAATAGAGATCTTGAACTCTAGTCTGCATACAAGAGAGATGATAAGGTTTCTATGATATTGTgacattcaattttcatggaaacaatatgaaaaggaaaatggtGTAAGTCATAAAACTGAGCAGAGATCATTAGTGATTTTCCTAATTTTAGTAATAAGAGGTGTGTGACTTATATGGATGCTATAAATCACCAGGTatcttcatttcatttctttagaCATTCCAACATACAAAATGTAAAATGTTCCCTGACAATCTTCTCTAATAGTAACACAAGGGATGTTATTTACAATTtgtcatgataaaaataactataaacACATCGTTTCAAGATAAATCTGATAAGGATTACTTCTTCCAATAATGAATGAGTGAAGTATTACgagattaaaatattgaaataaatatataacgaCACTTTTAATCTCAATCTTTTCAAATATGATGATTTCATGCTTTCTTTCCCAATCTACACCTATGGTCCCAATGCTCCAGAATTTAGTTACCTAGGTCATAACTTGGAGTCTTAGACAGTTTTGTACCAGGCGACGTAGAGGAAGTGAGGGTCACTAGTGTGGAATGTAAAGACATCACTATTTTACATTTCAAACCCTCAAAATATAACCACTTTTGAGATCCCTAAATGAGATGCACATAGACAGAGGAAGGACGAGTGGACAAAAAGAGGAGGCATGTGGGATTCATTATTCAAAGAACAATCAcagtatttcttttttttttttttgtcttacTAGGGAAAATAAAGGAAGTATGCTGCAAGGTATACAACAATTCAGAAGGAAAACAACTCACAATGTGTTGGAGATTGCCAAATGGATAAGTAACCAGAGTGAAGGTACTTATATTATGCACTCTTTTTCATGTGCTTCTTTTGGAGAGCAAAAGAAATCTATCTCAAGGCTCTATGACAGCTATTGCCGAATTTACAGATGAGCTGTTTCTGACCTTAATTTAACCATTGGTATGACAAAATCATGTCACTTAATCCGCAGTCATGTATTTCCTAAAGTTACAATACACCTGAAATTCTACTGATGCGAGCTATCACAATTTCTATGTCCTTAACTATATCTTTGTCTGGGGAGGGGTCTGCCAAACCCCCTGCCTAGGCACAGATGGTTtttaccccccccccccaaaaaaaaaaaaaccaaaacttTATCTTCCTTTATTTACAAGTCAGTGGTTCCAATTGAGCCTATATCCAAGAAATCTCATGACAGATATTCCTACAAATTCTGAGAGGATAAGCTAAATAATGGTTCTAGCTATAATCAGAATAGCAAAATGAAACAAAGTCACTGAGGCTAAAACCAAGAATCATCAGAGAACAAACTATTCCTCTTAGGCTCAGCTCCCTAGCCAAAAACCtttcaaaatgattttatatttttcttttaagtgcTTTCTTTCCTGATAAATTGGTAGCATAAGATTTATAACATCAGATCACTGTATGTTCCTGTCATTTTATAGAAGAACAAGCATGCACATAAGCCAGCAACAGAGATTCAACCAAATGCATCCCCAATCGGGCAGCAAAAGCATTTGAAGTTCAAATCTTAGTTCTCAACTAATATCATTGAAAAACAATGTACATATTACGATGCTGAAACTCGCTAAAGCTATATTCAACTTGAGCAAAACTCATTCAGAACCTATTCGAAGCAATTCAAGATTGGTTATAAATCatagaaaaactgaaaaatgcaATGTCCTTCTCTTTCCAAGCAATAGATGCAAAGTGAAACGTCAATACATCGACAAAAGTTTTCGACACGATAACCATTTTCTACAATTTGCTTGCCCAACAAATTGAATCTCAATATAGACAGCCAACATGAGAACAGAATCCTAGCTTGCATTTCTAAGTCAAACCTCAACTTCAAGATCAAATCTTGCTTTATCATACCAACTAAAGCTACCAAAATGAACCCACAGAAAATCACTGAAATCTAAGCCAGAGtaaatatcaagaatttcAACTAATTCAGAGATGCACAAAGAtatcaagaacaagaacataAGAGAGACAATACAGAAAAAGATTCTTACCCGAGATTCTCTCAGTCTGTTGAGTCCTATGGAACTTAAAAGCTTCAATCCTCGACCAGAACACAATACCAAAAATCACTGCCAAAACCCATCTCCCAATCCTCATTGTTCAAACTCTTCACTGAATCAACAGAAGAGAACCCAAAATCGAGAAAAGCCCACAACTTTATCGCTAAATGTCTGCCTCAAGAACCAAATATTGCAACTTATACTCACTCAAGGTCTGTTCGCGGGTTGGAGCGAGAGAATATTTGATTGTTGGAATGTCATCACCCACAGTAGT from Sesamum indicum cultivar Zhongzhi No. 13 linkage group LG3, S_indicum_v1.0, whole genome shotgun sequence harbors:
- the LOC105158287 gene encoding probable beta-1,4-xylosyltransferase IRX10L; the encoded protein is MRIGRWVLAVIFGIVFWSRIEAFKFHRTQQTERISGSAGDVLEDDPVGRLKVFVYELPRKYNKKILQKDPRCLTHMFAAEIFMHRFLLSSAVRTFNPEEADWFYTPVYTTCDLTANGLPLPFKSPRMMRSAIQLISSNWPYWNRTEGADHFFIVPHDFGACFHYQEEKAIERGILPLLQRATLVQTFGQRNHVCLNDGSIIIPPYAPPQKMQAHLIPPTTPRSIFVYFRGLFYDVGNDPEGGYYARGARASVWENFKDNPLFDISTEHPTTYYEDMQRAIFCLCPLGWAPWSPRLVEAVVFGCIPVIIADDIVLPFADAIPWEDIGVFVAEKDVPKLDTILTSIPIYEILRKQRLLANPSMKQAMLFPQPAQPRDAFHQILNGLARKLPHDKSVYLKPGEKILNWTAGPVSDLKPW